From the Papaver somniferum cultivar HN1 chromosome 2, ASM357369v1, whole genome shotgun sequence genome, the window TTGCCAATTCTCTTGACTTCTGGTGGAGAAATCTGTCACATCCAACCAGCCTGCAACTTATGTTCTCAAGAAATAGGTCGTCATGAAAGTATGGCATCTTGGCAACCTTTTAACTGTAAAAGGAGGTGTAAGCGTGTAGCACACTAAGATTATGATGGTGTTCTTTTTAATAGAAATGGGTCAAATAACTCCAAGTATGACAGAGTCGAATGCACGAAGAATATTGTTTTAATAGTCTTATACATGTATTACCTTTCACCTGTTCTTGTAAACCAAGGTGTTGGTCTCTTAAGAGTATCGAATCCTAGGGTGGTGTACAATCGCAATTGAGACTATGACTATCAGATGAACATCCTTAGAGTGGCCATAGGGGTTAGCTGAACCCACGATTGGGGGTCATGATGGGGGCCACAAAGTCATCTATATGGAAATAAAAGATGATTTTGGCGACCAGATAGGTTTCAGAAGAAGTTTGAACTGGAGAGAAATCAATTAAGAGGCTAAGTATTAGGTATCCATACATTATCTGTAACATTTGGATCAGCACCAGCCTCTAGTAAGCGCACGATACATTGTGTTCGCCCATGATCTACTGCATATAGCAGAGGGGCAATTCCACTTGATTCGGCATTTGGATCAGCACCTGCCTAGATAGATGCAAAAAAAGAATGGTAAGACTTTATTAGTTATCAGGATATGCGGAAAATTCCATAAAAGTCTAGGAAGACATGCATGACATCTTCGAGAAGATTATGACATAAGAATTACACTAGCATGTGGCAGAGAGTATTATGCTTTGAGAGTTTTCCAGACATCCACAATTATCTTTCACATTAttatgcttttatttattttttgttcagGATTTCAATTTTAATGAACCAGAGACATTAATTTTAAGCATATACAAGTTATGTAAACTTATGACCAGCAAGCTAAACAATATCTTTTTACATCGTAATTTTCAATAAGGTAAAATGGTTTATGGGCGGTGCATCCATGTGAATCTTATTAATACAACTTGGGGTTGATCAACCAGGGTATGTGATACTTAAAGGTACCCAAATCTGGGAGTGTTGCAGCATCAACTTGTGTAACGGTCCTCATAAGTTGagttaacaattacctttggacCTAGAAAATGAGCTAGCGCATGGCACAAACTAAGAAAAAGAAGTTTGGGATCAAACTCAAATACAGCTTAAAAAATTTACGACCAGTGGTTTTACTCAGAAATGATCAAACAGATAAATAAAGGGATGAGCCTTTTGATATAAGCAGGAATTGTAATCCACATTCACTAAATGTGGATACTGTGTAAATTCCCTCAAAGATCAATGTGAGTGGATAAATATATATTTAGTAATCCCAAAACATTTCTTAGGCAACCCTCTGAGAAGATAATAGGACATTGTGCCACCAGAAGGTTGAGCCAAATTTGTACCTGTAGTAAAAGGTCCATGATTTGCAGGGAATTGTTAAGAATAGCTGACGCTAGCGGTGTAACTGCACCCGACATCACTACATTAGGCTGCACAGGAAGGAACATAGATTTAGTGAATAGCCTGGCCAAGTTGGAAAATAAATAGTAGATAAAAATCATTTGCGCACTAGACGATACTCTTAACTGTTTTCAAGTAGATAATAATCTAGTCATTCTTTACAAAGGTAAGTTAAGATGTTGCATAAAGTTTCTAAAACGCAAGAAAGGTATATCTTCCTATTTATAAAGATTGTAACAGTGCCCTGTTCTATTTTTCTTTGTTGATCGactacttgaaaaaaaaaatagcccTTTGTTTTGTTGAGGGTGGTCAACTTACATCTGCATGGTGATCAAACAACACTTTAACAGCATCAAACTGGCCAAGAACAACAGCATATGATAGGGCTGTGCCAGATGTAGTAGCAGCATTGATGTGAATACCTTTTGAAAGTAGCAATGTCTGTATCTTTCTATCTCCTGCAGATAAAGCGGCACATGATATACACGCCTCATTGTATGCCGAAAGGGGAAAAAAAGATACTATAGAAGAGATGGGCTACATCTTTATGCTATTTTTGGAATAAAGAAGTAGCAACATGGAAGAATTCTACAATGCTCTAGTTAAACCGAGCACCAAGGTGAAGTATTTTGTTATATCCCAAAGTTCACTATAACAGACTCACAACCGATTCACATTCAATTATAAATCTAAGTCTTCTAAAGTAAATATGCATGCACTGAGTGTTTCCCTCTTATGTAGCAAGAGGTAAGCTGTACGCTTCAATCTTCCAACGCTCCAGAGAACTccaaacaacataaaaaaaattataacaaacAAACTTATGGAGAATAAAAAGTTTATGAGAAAGTTCATCTAAGCTTTACCCAAGCATGTTCATCTAATGCAGAATAAAgtctcacaacaagaaaaattTTGCTAAGAAAGCTATATTAGGACGTCGAACAGTCCTAACATAAAATTTTGCTTAAAAGGTCAAAGATAAGAATGGAATTTTTTTCCTACCAGGCAAAAAATTAGTCTGATATTTTACTTGTATGCCAACCATAAACCAGTCAAAagggattatatacaagaatgaTTTGCTTGAAGTTGCCAGTAAGTTAGACAGTTCAAGTATTACATGTTCCTAAAAATACAACAGATGAAACTCTTGAAAGCATAGCATTACTTAGGCAAAGATGCAAGAAAGGAATTGGTCAATGGTATTGCTGAATACATATAGGTTGCATACGAATAGAATGTTGTATAAATAAAGTTAACGAGTAAACTAATCTTTGCATGTCTGCCATCGCTATGTCAATAAGATGGGAAATCTCACTAAGGGTACATATCAACATTTAATGCCACCGTGTCTGGATAAGTAAACTACCATCGAGTTTTAAATATACCGAGTCAAATTGCTTTCACTTACTAAAGATTAAGTGGAAATATTAACAACTGAACACACAGACATGCATAGATTTGTACATAACATGTAGATTTATAAGAATGTACAAGTCCTGTTCTAAGGTTAAAGTAATGGGGAAGTACCTCCCAATACAGCATGATGCAAAGGAGTATTAGTTGTACTATTTGGATCGTTTGATCCATCAGGATTGGCACCCTTCTCAAGAAGATACTCTACAGTGTTAAGATGCCCTTTAACAGCTCCGTAACATAAGGGAGTTACACctgaaacacaaaaacagcaaTAAGATAAAATTTTATTTCAGCTGCAGAGATTTCCCTTTATGTTTCACGCGGATAGTTGAGAATATATTAAACCTTACTGACCAAACAATTAGGTTCCACTTTAGTCCCCTAAAGTCTAAACTATGTCTGTTCGGGCATAATATGGTTCTGAAGAAGGCCACTGTGAACCAAAAAGTGAATAATAGCTCAAGCGTGAGACCATAAAGCCCATAAAAGACAAAATTAACACATAGAAAATTTACAATAAGGGACTTAAAATCTTTAACGAAGTGCTTGAATTTGTATTTTCAAGCAAACAACTTCAGAAAGATCCACCACATCTTGCTGCCAACCTGTAGCATAGTCGATAGAATTCCTAACAATTTTTCCTAATCAATAACGAACAACAGCTAAATCCATGGGAATGAAGCGATAATTGAACAATATTTAACAGTGAAATCTGCTATCTGAGAGTTTATTCTCTATGAAAACAAGATCAAAGTTACATAGACACCGaatctgataaaaaaaaatcaaaataagaaCTAGACATCAAAGGGAATGATGTTACCATGATAGTCTTCCACATCAACGTCAAGATTCAACTCTTCAAGCAAGTATCTAACACATCCACTCTTCCtccagcagcagcaaaagcaaGAGATCCTCTTCCATCTCCATCCACAAGACGTGGGATCGCTATTGCTAATCCTTCCTTTCTACTATCGTAAAATGAAGCTTTCACTGATAATCACCCCAAAGTAACATGCAGATAACTTCAGAAACAtagtttttttttgagaaaaacaaaaaaaaggaaaatcataaataaataaaaccataTTGGAGCTTACTCTTGAAACGATCTAGTTTCCCTGTGTAAGCAGAATTCAGAAGATCAAAATAAGATGATGCAGGGCCCGCAAAAAgagtcaaaatcaaaacaaaataataataataaataaataaaacaaaatacataAATAATTCAagggttttgaagaagaagaatacataCATGGAGAATAAACGATATTGATCTCATCTTTATCTA encodes:
- the LOC113350763 gene encoding ankyrin repeat and SOCS box protein 2-like, with the protein product MAFLILLLDDVSILKKGRISNSDPTSCGWRWKRISCFCCCWRKSGCVRYLLEELNLDVDVEDYHGVTPLCYGAVKGHLNTVEYLLEKGANPDGSNDPNSTTNTPLHHAVLGGDRKIQTLLLSKGIHINAATTSGTALSYAVVLGQFDAVKVLFDHHADPNVVMSGAVTPLASAILNNSLQIMDLLLQAGADPNAESSGIAPLLYAVDHGRTQCIVRLLEAGADPNVTDNEGMTAVEIAAKEGNSEIVEILFPVTSCIPTYPNWTIGGLMEHVHSEAAKKKKKKPEGYETFLQAKMKGAEAFQEKQYSLAATWYSKALEVAPTDASLLSNRSACYARMQDGPEALRDATECISLRPCWPKAYYREGAALNILKRYSEAADAFFTGLTLDPGNKDLADAFRGANEARLKSILQP